In Fusarium falciforme chromosome 10, complete sequence, a single genomic region encodes these proteins:
- a CDS encoding Clr5 domain-containing protein: MMASSTVFSARRRPTPGDSDDTDMSTPRSAPGKRIPSSEWEKKRPIITRLYQEEKRPLKEVMEILQREHGFTATVKMYKSRIWKWGLDKKLKSDEVLAILIIKTERDAQGKASEFTIRGQKVDLDNINRYIRRNPGLVARFRAGELPNVNTHIEVNCRTPSPAPSPSLPPPPETLRVEQVLGLFRNYVDASFSSGAWKHEHNVYCVSRKSRDQGEELFERVITLFSLVNRSMMRYDDVSITQVLSPAFESLRVLIGSESPIFVVRTICLVWYLDRHHQKDLTKLVMSYVAGMVPVILGQNNPMSRIWQILGSQEFSEFYELATRLYASLVPDLEERIGPANLLTTTLYGDHIDCLVSNNKEAESLEVATRYRAKMDATGKRHSWLSEIAITQTTIQCTVKSAEGRNDEAIQCLQTLKEYDMDDDQQAVVDIQLGNYSYRMGDLSSAVHWYREAMRLLGTPDGDERLLETCLANLETALHKQGDLEEARRLHHYRLGRLSAFAKDSSAFASLPYPMDKTNDQPEVSTALLSPLDGSSCSGQQTPDWLWGQGDAVPNGRPLISLT, from the exons ATGATGGCTTCCTCCACCGTCTTCTCGGCGAGGCGCAGGCCGACTCCGGGAGACTCTGACGATACCGACATGAGCACACCGCGCTCTGCCCCCGGGAAGCGGATTCCGAGCTCAgagtgggagaagaagaggcccaTCATCACCCGCCTGTATCAGGAGGAGAAGCGCCCGCTCAAAGAGGTCATGGAGATCCTCCAGCGTGAACACGGCTTCACTGCGAC CGTCAAGATGTACAAGTCGAGGATATGGAAGTGGGGGCtcgacaagaagctcaagagcgACGAGGTTctggccatcctcatcatcaagacgGAGCGAGACGCCCAAGGCAAGGCTTCCGAGTTCACCATCCGGGGCCAAAAGgtcgacctcgacaacatTAATCGCTACATCCGACGGAATCCAGGACTGGTAGCTCGCTTCCGTGCTGGCGAACTGCCCAACGTCAATACTCACATAGAGGTCAACTGCCGAACACCATCCCCCGCTCCGAGCCCGTCATTACCACCGCCTCCGGAGACGCTCCGCGTCGAGCAGGTCCTGGGCCTGTTTAGAAATTACGTCGATGCGTCCTTTTCCAGCGGCGCCTGGAAACACGAACACAACGTCTACTGCGTCAGCCGGAAATCGAGGGATCAGGGCGAGGAGCTATTCGAGCGTGTCATAACACTATTTAGTCTCGTCAACCGATCCATGATGCGGTATGACGATGTATCCATCACACAGGTCCTCAGCCCGGCCTTTGAGTCACTCAGGGTGTTGATAGGCTCAGAGAGCCCCATCTTCGTCGTTCGCACAATCTGCCTCGTATGGTACCTCGATCGACATCACCAAAAGGACCTCACCAAGCTCGTCATGAGCTACGTCGCTGGAATGGTGCCCGTCATCCTCGGCCAAAACAACCCAATGTCCCGGATATGGCAGATTCTAGGATCCCAAGAGTTCTCGGAATTCTACGAGCTCGCGACACGACTCTACGCTTCCCTCGTGCCAGACCTGGAGGAACGGATAGGACCAGCAAATTTATTGACCACAACATTATACGGCGATCATATTGACTGTCTAGtcagcaacaacaaagaGGCCGAGTCATTAGAAGTAGCCACGCGATATCGAGCAAAGATGGATGCGACTGGGAAACGTCATAGTTGGCTATCCGAGATTGCGATTACCCAAACCACCATCCAGTGCACAGTGAAGAGCGCTGAAGGGAGGAACGACGAGGCCATTCAATGCCTCCAGACCCTCAAAGAATacgacatggacgatgaCCAACAGGCCGTGGTGGATATCCAGCTGGGCAACTACAGCTACCGCATGGGCGACCTTTCCTCTGCTGTCCACTGGTACCGAGAAGCAATGCGACTCCTGGGCACACCCGACGGAGACGAGCGCTTACTCGAGACATGCCTCGCCAACCTGGAGACGGCACTGCACAAGCAGGGGGACCTTGAGGAGGCGCGGCGGTTACATCACTATCGCCTGGGCCGATTATCAGCATTCGCGAAGGACTCGAGCGCCTTTGCAAGCCTCCCCTACCCAATGGACAAGACCAACGACCAGCCCGAGGTATCTACCGCGTTGCTCAGCCCCCTCGACGGTTCCAGCTGCTCCGGTCAGCAGACCCCTGATTGGTTATGGGGCCAGGGTGACGCGGTACCAAATGGGAGACCTCTAATAAGCTTGACCTGA
- a CDS encoding DNA primase large subunit, with product MLRQDFNRIDPKRRNVVDYRKKQFATPQYKDLDYPHRLNFYADPPTADITLEQFEQWAIDRLRVLAELEACSFRNKSPAETATHMKPILKKYLNLEANSSGSGKIFAQRQKDHYSHFILRLAFASTEDLRRRFTRVETMLFRLRLNDDDLAERSAFVKTLGLDWCEDVTEDERREYAAELAAFNSGRKGDAEDDSWFKVDWERVPELIESRRVFLKAGKAFVPGREQTGMVIGEFSSRLERQLELTARALPRLDEDDRLTPILNHLSKNFITPDSAYSSNTAAVPGAHISAANIDNLSQHFPACMSHLHRSLRRDAHLKHYGRLQYGLFLKGIGLNLEESLMFWRSSFHKITDDTFNKDYRYNVRHTYGDVGGDSNRRGGGYSPFSCQKILTEHPPGPGEAHGCPYRHFSMENLTALVQSMGVNDRSVIQGIKDDKDKQKYHMACNRVFEYLHKAEMKKAKDEGVMTQNQLETMVHPNEYFKRSFLLKNLGKETDVSMEG from the exons atgttGCGGCAAGACTTCAACCGAATCGACCCCAAGAGGCGAAATGTCGTCGACTACCGCAAGAAGCAGTTTGCTACACCACAGTACAAGGATCTCGACTATCCTCATCGCCTCAACTTTTACGCGGACCCTCCCACGGCAGACATTACGCTTGAGCAGTTTGAGCAATGGGCCATCGACAGACTTCGAG TCCTCGCCGAGCTCGAAGCATGCTCGTTCCGCAACAAGTCCCCCGCCGAGACGGCTACGCACATGAAGCCCATCCTCAAGAAGTATCTGAACCTTGAGGCCAAcagctcgggctcgggcAAGATTTTCGCGCAACGACAAAAAGATCACTACAGCCACTTTATCCTCCGCCTAGCTTTTGCGTCCACAGAAGACCTGCGACGCCGATTCACCCGTGTCGAGACGATGCTTTTCCGTCTCCGGCTCAACGATGACGATCTTGCCGAACGATCAGCTTTTGTCAAGACCCTAGGCCTGGACTGGTGCGAGGATGTGACAGAGGATGAGAGGAGGGAGTACGCTGCTGAGCTGGCCGCATTCAACAGCGGCAGGAAGGGAGATGCCGAAGACGATTCTTGGTTCAAGGTGGACTGGGAGCGAGTCCCCGAGTTGATCGAGAGCCGGAGGGTCTTTTTGAAGGCTGGCAAGGCATTCGTGCCAGGACGTGAACAGACTGGTATGGTCATTGGGGAGTTCAGCTCACGGCTAGAACGCCAACTCGAG TTGACTGCTCGTGCACTACCTCGACTCGACGAAGACGACCGCCTTACTCCTATCCTTAACCACCTTTCCAAGAACTTTATCACTCCAGACTCGGCGTACTCGTCCAACACAGCCGCCGTGCCTGGTGCTCATATCAGCGCCGCCAATATCGACAACCTTTCTCAACACTTCCCGGCTTGCATGTCTCATCTGCATCGCTCCCTGCGCCGTGATGCCCACCTGAAGCATTACGGTCGTCTACAATacggcctcttcctcaaggGCATTGGTCTCAATCTGGAGGAGTCTCTCATGTTctggagaagcagcttcCACAAGATTACCGACGATACCTTCAACAAGGACTACCGGTACAATGTTCGTCACACATATGGCGACGTTGGTGGTGATTCCAACCGGAGGGGAGGCGGATACAGCCCCTTCAGTTGCCAAAAGATTCTCACAGAGCACCCGCCAGGCCCCGGCGAGGCTCACGGATGCCCCTACAGGCACTTTAGCATGGAGAACCTCACAGCGCTGGTGCAAAGCATGGGCGTGAATGATCGATCCGTGATTCAGGGTATCAAGGATGATAAGGACAAGCAAAAGTATCACATGGCGTGTAACCG TGTCTTCGAATATCTACACAAGgcagagatgaagaaggccaaggatgaagGTGTCATGACCCAAAACCAACTCGAGACAATGGTGCATCCCAATGAGTACTTTAAGCGCAGTTTCTTGCTCAAGAACCTGGGCAAAGAGACGGATGTGAGCATGGAAGGTTGA
- a CDS encoding C2H2-type domain-containing protein, with the protein MSTQDWTDTDYSLWDSGVYWLSPAMSDPINIPLKRSRLGGAARGTRPFPEDEGPYMGYIEIFQNGHIYQAVSSGSGKYVTVGSRCDMPTLAFIVEKNRVTKTTTIAVHGRDLKRAIARAVSEVKVKPFELALDFNTVVKHYADLKAEAAYLSMWEPYSDTTKEMELLVNDLLLERALYDGLDLASLREQGILSSTHIHAIRERCIDLGLADLEICHRIGQSSEHQKEEYLKSQNYRIYQLAMEGNLGDLVAFCEPLLRSREIEVFFNSDLLRQLLDKDFFDIYQYLLDLIDRTRPTAVDVPDPDYPDITYDPFCVAIRLGHYPTVQAMVVEETTFEGYIADDLEAGVDRVLTPLLAAVLWNRSDMIQMFKQSPIYCGRMTQAIHLATEVGLPTIMQTLSETPQMKAGYGPMVNRYPPQSLSERLLELPQQDLSWINSSPVPLSPLGDASLSSISYAAYSWGLEAQPPWESFASITATDSPAMATASVFTPATYSSLPTPVEEVMNPLSAFSPALPSPTGLCVSTLSSPHSFGQMDKPLPISARPKDIPLFIGHTKSYRKRHKSGRASLVRLERRCQIVGSVCGNCVNQHEYLEISNRCANTHSAWKLGLGSLRKIMNNLAPCGLAETLASLLVADALVCQISQDEGLISQFVTDLWRWKSSLTQVEMALFDKIACAAWNIDTIPVSIANTYKSGFGNLMRELVSCKNLEPTRTVSRGIRLESIQRQMKTHERHPTRLKRIQENNTPQSVEDLQDDRPQSPDLEGLWKRSIRIEDFFDAPAYHKNSILPESSDREPVHASVAILLESVAFTVFLAAASSTQHTLEDDQPQSVASPLSVDNQSRAMVEEFLSLKSEDEFSYDSGIGMDSPVKNSVSRYILEMRKASEKRTRLPSMTPMTSNLASLTGFRSPTDCTEAITSSISGAPPAMTAATAVLPPAETLESLGLGETPDDLDFQGLGFLDFQDPEFLGVDPQAFGSYDLDFQAQTQECQSQEIQHLESPLPVSDSSAATTPPTTATTSTTKRKPSCPQCEKTFSSVSNRNKHIREGCRFGEKSTYPCSYQTLGCTKSLSSYWYRQRHEEDRCKYNPSRARR; encoded by the exons ATGAGTACACAGGACTGGACCGACACCGATTATTCACTCTGGGACTCGGGCGTCTACTG GCTGAGCCCGGCCATGTCCGACCCCATCAATATCCCTCTCAAGAGAAGCCGCCTTGGAGGGGCGGCTCGTGGGACTCGCCCTTTTCCAGAAGATGAGGGACCATACATGGGCTATATCGAAATATTTCAAAA TGGTCACATCTACCAAGCCGTGTCCTCCGGCTCCGGCAAGTATGTTACAGTCGGTTCACGATGCGACATGCCCACTCTCGCTTTCATAGTTGAGAAGAATAGGGTTACAAAGACGACTACGATAGCCGTGCATGGAAGAGATCTGAAGCGCGCGATTGCACGTGCCGTTtccgaggtcaaggtcaaaCCATTTGAGCTAGCCCTCGACTTCAACACAGTTGTCAAGCACTATGCTGACTTGAAGGCCGAGGCTGCCTACTTGTCCATGTGGGAACCTTACAGCGATACGACCAAAGAAATGGAATTGCTGGTCAATGACCTCCTGTTGGAGCGTGCCCTCTACGATGGCCTCGACCTTGCATCTCTTCGAGAGCAGGGTATTCTCTCCAGCACCCACATCCATGCCATCCGCGAGAGATGCATCGACCTTGGCTTGGCTGATCTAGAGATCTGCCACCGTATCGGTCAATCATCTGAACATCAAAAGGAAGAATACCTAAAAAGCCAGAATTACAGGATTTACCAGCTTGCCATGGAGGGCAACCTTGGTGATCTTGTTGCATTTTGCGAGCCCCTCCTTAGGTCCAGAGAGATCGAGGTGTTTTTCAACTCTGACCTCCTTCGACAACTCCTGGACAAGGACTTCTTCGATATTTACCAGTACCTGCTGGATCTCATCGACCGCACAAGACCGACGGCAGTGGATGTGCCTGATCCTGACTACCCCGACATAACATACGATCCGTTTTGTGTCGCTATTCGTCTCGGCCATTACCCTACAGTTCAAGCCATGGTGGTTGAAGAAACAACTTTTGAAGGGTACATTGCAGACGACCTTGAAGCAGGCGTTGACCGCGTGTTAACGCCGCTACTGGCTGCAGTCCTATGGAATCGCTCCGATATGATCCAGATGTTCAAACAGTCTCCTATATACTGTGGACGCATGACACAGGCCATCCACCTTGCCACCGAGGTGGGGTTGCCGACTATCATGCAGACTCTCAGCGAGACTCCCCAGATGAAGGCTGGGTACGGCCCGATGGTGAACAGGTATCCCCCACAAAGCCTATCGGAAAGGCTTCTTGAGCTGCCACAGCAGGACTTGTCCTGGATCAACTCGTCACCAGTTCCTCTATCACCTCTTGGAGATGCGAGTCTATCTAGTATCAGCTACGCGGCGTATAGTTGGGGCCTTGAGGCTCAACCACCATGGGAGAGTTTTGCATCCATTACTGCAACTGACTCTCCCGCGATGGCTACTGCTTCCGTCTTCACGCCTGCCACGTACTCAAGTCTGCCTACCCCAGTCGAAGAAGTCATGAACCCACTTTCAGCCTTCTCTCCCGCTTTGCCGTCACCAACTGGGCTCTGTGTCTCTACGCTCTCCAGTCCGCATAGCTTCGGTCAGATGGATAAGCCGCTACCGATATCCGCACGGCCTAAGGATATCCCTCTATTCATAGGCCACACAAAGAGCTACAGAAAGCGTCACAAGTCTGGGCGCGCCTCTCTGGTGCGACTTGAACGGCGGTGTCAGATCGTGGGCAGTGTCTGCGGTAACTGCGTCAACCAACACGAGTATCTCGAGATATCGAACCGATGTGCCAATACTCATAGTGCCTGGAAATTGGGACTCGGATCTCTCCGCAAGATCATGAATAACCTCGCGCCCTGCGGCCTCGCTGAGACTCTCGCCAGCCTCCTTGTAGCAGATGCCCTGGTCTGCCAAATTTCTCAGGACGAAGGCCTTATATCTCA ATTTGTCACCGATCTATGGCGCTGGAAGAGCAGCCTCACTCAAGTTGAAATGGCCTTGTTTGACAAGATTGCTTGCGCTGCTTGGAACATTGACACCATTCCCGTCTCAATTGCGAACACCTACAAGTCTGGATTTGGAAACTTGATGAGGGAACTCGTCTCTTGTAAAAACTTGGAGCCAACTAGGACAGTGTCGCGTGGCATTCGGCTAGAGTCGATTCAGCGACAGATGAAGACTCACGAGAGGCATCCGACGCGCCTCAAGCGAATTCAAGAAAACAACACTCCACAAAGCGTCGAGGATTTGCAGGATGATCGGCCTCAATCTCCTGACCTGGAGGGGTTGTGGAAGAGGTCTATCCGCATCGAGGATTTCTTTGATGCGCCAGCTTATCACAAAAACTCAATACTTCCCGAATCATCAGACAGAGAGCCCGTTCATGCCAGCGTGGCCATATTACTTGAATCGGTGGCCTTTACAGTATTTCTCGCAGCAGCATCGT CGACCCAGCATACCCTGGAAGATGACCAGCCGCAGTCCGTTGCATCGCCACTCTCAGTTGATAACCAATCCCGCGCGATGGTGGAAGAATTTCTTAGCCTGAAGTCTGAGGACGAGTTCTCGTATGATTCTGGCATTGGCATGGACTCACCTGTCAAGAACTCTGTAAGCCGGTACATACTGGAGATGCGGAAGGCGAGTGAGAAGCGGACTCGGCTGCCGTCGATGACACCCATGACATCGAATTTGGCGAGCCTAACAGGGTTTCGCTCGCCAACGGACTGTACCGAGGCCATTACAAGTTCCATCTCAGGTGCGCCACCGGCGATGACGGCGGCGACTGCTGTCTTGCCGCCGGCGGAAACGTTGGAGAGCTTGGGTTTAGGCGAGACGCCGGATGACCTTGACTTCCAAGGCCTTGGTTTCCTTGACTTCCAGGACCCCGAATTTCTGGGTGTTGATCCCCAGGCCTTTGGGAGTTATGACCTTGATTTCCAAGCTCAAACGCAAGAATGTCAGAGCCAGGAGATTCAACATCTGGAGTCTCCTTTGCCGGTCAGCGACTCATCCGCTgccacaacaccaccaacgACCGCAACCACGAGTACGACCAAGAGGAAGCCCAGCTGCCCTCAATGTGAAAAGACATTTTCGAGTGTGAGCAACCGTAACAAACACATCAGGGAGGGCTGCCGGTTCGGAGAAAAGTCGACATATCCTTGCAGCTATCAAACTTTGGGATGCACCAAGTCGCTCAGCTCATACTGGTACCGACAGCGGCATGAGGAGGACCGCTGCAAATACAATCCTTCAAGAGCCCGTCGATGA